The Canis lupus familiaris isolate Mischka breed German Shepherd chromosome 27, alternate assembly UU_Cfam_GSD_1.0, whole genome shotgun sequence genome window below encodes:
- the LOC119866413 gene encoding LOW QUALITY PROTEIN: cationic amino acid transporter 3-like (The sequence of the model RefSeq protein was modified relative to this genomic sequence to represent the inferred CDS: deleted 4 bases in 3 codons): MLCQALRRFGKKLVRKHPLELPVAETAPARSLSTLDLVVLGVGNTLGVSVYILVGEVARDQAGPSLVISILVAGLTSVLAGLCYGEISARVPHSGSVYLYSYVTVGELWAFISGWFLIITSFARTGIRIWAWTLFFDNLFGNKFSLTLQETFLPQAPGVFVEILGFIVMFLLLLLMELLTRNIRQLSLVTKMLTLVKVLVLGFVIIYGFLKGDLHNWKLTEDDYIKDGLNDTSSLGLLGSGGFVPFGFQGILRGSATCVFAFTGFNIIVTRVELAQNPKCSIPKSIMISLFICFLVYFGVSAALTLMVPYYQLQPGSTLPEAFLHIGWAPAYHFVNFGFFCSLSTKVFGKMFYIRQQVYMMAKDGLLFPALTRIQTGRYMPILATMIIFIVATIMAFFLGFTDLLDLRSTGALLVFTLLAFIVLILRYQPERKNGGKEAEVLGENEGNEVQVQEENEGNEAQVQEENKGNEAQVQEESEGNEADVQEENRPAAESLTLQALFFPGNPTPTALSGWVVSVCSSLLVLLLTLLCLVLARWPVLLSGDPVWITVVVLLLVLITGMTGVIWRQPQSSSPIHFKVPGLPLLPLLSIFLNIYLMMQMTAGTWALLGVGSLVGFAIYFGYGIRHSQIP; encoded by the exons ATGCTGTGCCAGGCACTCCGAAGATTTGGTAAAAAGCTGGTGCGCAAACATCCACTGGAGCTACCTGTGGCTGAGACTGCCCCTGCTAGAAGCTTGAGCACTCTGGATTTAGTGGTCCTGGGTGTGGGCAACACCCTGGGTGTAAGTGTATATATTTTGGTTGGGGAGGTGGCTAGAGATCAAGCAGGACCATCTTTAGTGATTTCCATTTTGGTGGCCGGCCTAACTTCAGTGTTGGCTGGGCTGTGCTATGGAGAGATTAGTGCTCGGGTTCCCCATTCTGGCTCCGTATATCTCTACAGCTATGTCACTGTAGGTGAACTCTGGGCTTTCATCAGTGGCTGGTTCCTCATCATCACCAGTTTTGCTCGTACGGGCATTAGGATCTGGGCCTGGACCTTATTCTTTGACAATCTTTTTGGGAACAAGTTCTCCCTGACCTTGCAGGAGACTTTTTTACCACAAGCTCCTGGTGTTTTTGTAGAAATTCTAGGCTTCATTGTTATGTTCCTTCTTTTGTTGCTCATGGAATTGCTGACTAGAAACATTAGGCAGCTTTCACTGGTTACCAAAATGCTCACTTTGGTGAAAGTATTGGTTCTTGGTTTTGTCATCATCTATGGCTTCCTGAAGGGGGACCTGCACAACTGGAAGCTCACAGAAGATGACTACATAAAGGATGGACTCAATGACACCTCTAGCTTGGGCCTTCTGGGCTCTGGAGGA TTTGTGCCTTTTGGCTTCCAGGGGATTCTCCGTGGATCAgctacctgtgtctttgcttttACAGGTTTCAACATTATTGTTACCAGGGTTGAATTAGCCCAGAATCCCAAGTGTTCAATCCCCAAAAGCATTATGATTTCACTGTTTATCTGCTTTTTGGTGTATTTTGGTGTGTCTGCA GCACTTACACTTATGGTGCCTTACTACCAACTTCAACCTGGGAGCACCTTGCCTGAGGCATTTCTCCATATTGGCTGGGCCCCTGCCTACCACTTTGTAAACTTTGGATTTTTCTGTAGTCTTTCTACCAAAGTCTTTGGCAAGATGTTCTACATACGTCAACAGGTATACATGATGGCAAAGGATGGCCTCCTATTCCCTGCCCTTACCAGGATCCAAACCGGCAGATATATGCCCATTCTGGCTACCATGATCATTTTCATAGTTGCAACAATCATGGCATTCTTCCTTGGATTCACTGATCTCTTGGACCTCAGGTCAACTGGGGCCTTGTTAGTTTTCACTCTGCTGGCTTTTATTGTTCTCATCCTCAGGTATCAGCCTGAAAGGAAGAATGGGGGAAAAGAAGCAGAGGTACTTGGAGAGAATGAGGGAAATGAAGTGCAGGTGCAGGAAGAGAATGAGGGAAATGAAGCACAGGTGCAAGAGGAGAATAAGGGAAATGAAGCACAGGTGCAGGAGGAGAGTGAGGGAAATGAAGCAGACGTGCAGGAGGAGAACAGACCTGCAGCTGAGAGTTTGACTCTGCAGGCACTATTTTTTCCAGGCAATCCCACCCCCACTGCACTCTCTGGCTGGGTTGTCTCTGTTTGCTCCTCACTGCTTGTTCTGCTGCTGACTCTTCTCTGTCTGGTGCTGGCCCGGTGGCCAGTTCTGCTTTCTGGAGACCCAGTGTGGATCACAGTAGTTGTGCTGCTTCTGGTGCTCATCACTGGGATGACTGGGGTCATCTGGAGGCAGCCACAGAGCTCCTCTCCCATTCACTTTAAGGTACCTGGTCTGCCTCTCCTCCCGCTCCTGAGCATCTTTTTGAATATTTACCTTATGATGCAGATGACAGCTGGCACTTGGGCTCTACTTGGTGTC GGGTCCCTGGTTGGATTTGCTATCTACTTTGGTTATGGGATCCGGCACAGCCAGATCCCTTAA